The segment GCATATCGGGGCCGACAACAACCATGGTTTTGGTTGCATTCAGGTTTGCCGCCGTATCAATTACATGATTGACCATCGGCTTGCCTGCAACCTTGTGCATGACCTTCGGAAGCGCACTTTTCATTCGCGTTCCCATACCCGCAGCCAGAACCACCACACTTAATTCACGCGACATGCTTTAACCCTTTAGTGCCATGCGTTGCACGGCGTCCCCTTTTGTTTCGATCCGACCACAATATGCTCGTCCAAACCTGCCACAACCGATTTGAAGCAACTCCTAACCTATAATCCCCAAAGGCAAAAGCCCCGAAAGAATCACGTTTTGTTACTTCGTGTTAGCAGATGTTACCGTTTGTTAATGGCACCATTTCGGTTAAGGTCCGATAAACTGGTATTCGTTTTCAAAGGCAGCATCGCAAAATGGCAAAATTCATCCTGTTCGATCTTGACGGCACCCTGATTGACGGGGTGGATGATCTGCTGTTTGCGATGAACGAAACCCTTGCCGCCCACGACCTTGCGCCACTCGCCCGTCCCGAGCTCGAAGCCATGCTGGGCGATGGCACCAAAATGCTGACCAAACGCGCGTTTGATGCGCGTGGGCTCACGATTGATGGTCAACAACTTGATGACTACGAAGCCGATTTCACCACGCGTTATATCAGCACCGACTATGCCCATACCCGGCTGTTTGAAAATGCCGAAGCAACCCTTCGCAATCTGGCGTCCGATGGCTGGATCATCGGTCTGGCATCAAACAAGCCCACAGCCCCCTGCAAACGCATTCTTGAAAGGCTGGGTGTGTCCGATCTGTTTGCCGTGATTGCGGGGGGTGATGCAACGGACGTTAAAAAGC is part of the Thalassospira lucentensis genome and harbors:
- a CDS encoding HAD-IA family hydrolase, producing MAKFILFDLDGTLIDGVDDLLFAMNETLAAHDLAPLARPELEAMLGDGTKMLTKRAFDARGLTIDGQQLDDYEADFTTRYISTDYAHTRLFENAEATLRNLASDGWIIGLASNKPTAPCKRILERLGVSDLFAVIAGGDATDVKKPDGGHLTFALDQAGYDRARGDIAIMVGDHANDVNAARDFGIPAIAVAFEVDDTHAKNLGADGVVTAFETLPDVIGKIVKQAA